Proteins co-encoded in one Jeotgalibacillus malaysiensis genomic window:
- a CDS encoding alpha amylase translates to MNKAAVYHRADRSMAYSINSDEMQIRLKTAKNDIHQVTLVHGDPYDWTNDQWNFSQLDMKAAGTDELHDYWEVNISPPYHRLRYGFILSNKKKSVFFGEKNFHPAPPKDIGEYFCMPYMNKADLFQSPEWVHNTIWYQIFPERFANGDASLNPPATIPWGSEDPKRDSFFGGDLQGVIDHLDYLEDLGINGIYFTPLFEASSNHKYDTIDYFEIDQYFGSKETLKELIAECKKRGIKVMLDAVFNHSGFFFPPFQDVLEKGENSRYKDWFHIWDFPVQTTPEPNYDTFAFTYMMPKLNTEHPEVKNYLLEAARYWAREFDIDGWRLDVANEVDQAFWREFRTEVKKINPDLYILGEVWHDSIPWLQGDQFDAVMNYPFTTNALQLIAKRSITVKTFIENMTKVQYMYPSPVNKAAFNLVGSHDTPRILTECDGDEQRVKQVLTLLLSYYGTPCIYYGDEIGLSGGMDPGCRKCMEWDPHKQNSELLNFTKQLIALRKSEPLLSNDGDLSFYNLSDQTVILKRENKQEAILILINLSDKKDAVKVPYSLNKRKTVDLMTGEAHKWKKGKFKLKPQEIKLVKIH, encoded by the coding sequence ATGAATAAAGCAGCTGTTTACCATCGTGCCGACCGATCGATGGCTTATTCAATTAACTCAGATGAGATGCAAATCAGATTAAAAACTGCAAAAAATGATATTCACCAGGTAACACTTGTGCACGGCGATCCATACGACTGGACGAATGACCAGTGGAACTTCAGCCAGCTTGACATGAAAGCCGCCGGTACAGATGAGCTTCATGACTACTGGGAAGTCAACATCTCCCCACCCTATCACCGCCTCAGATATGGATTTATTCTATCTAATAAGAAGAAAAGTGTTTTTTTCGGGGAAAAGAACTTTCATCCCGCTCCGCCAAAAGACATTGGAGAATATTTCTGTATGCCTTACATGAACAAGGCAGACCTGTTTCAGTCACCTGAATGGGTACACAATACAATATGGTATCAGATCTTCCCGGAGCGATTCGCTAACGGTGATGCTTCACTTAACCCGCCGGCTACGATCCCATGGGGCAGTGAAGATCCTAAAAGAGATTCATTCTTTGGAGGTGACCTGCAGGGAGTGATCGATCACCTGGATTACCTTGAAGACCTCGGAATTAACGGCATTTACTTCACTCCATTATTCGAAGCTTCATCCAATCATAAGTATGACACGATTGATTACTTTGAGATTGATCAGTATTTCGGAAGTAAGGAAACGTTAAAAGAACTGATCGCTGAATGTAAAAAGCGAGGCATTAAAGTGATGCTTGATGCTGTCTTTAATCACAGCGGCTTCTTCTTCCCTCCATTCCAGGATGTACTTGAAAAAGGTGAAAACTCTAGATATAAAGACTGGTTTCATATTTGGGATTTCCCTGTTCAGACAACACCCGAACCGAATTATGACACCTTTGCTTTTACATATATGATGCCAAAGCTGAATACAGAACATCCTGAAGTGAAAAATTATCTGCTTGAAGCGGCACGATACTGGGCAAGGGAATTCGACATTGACGGCTGGCGCCTCGACGTTGCAAATGAAGTGGATCAGGCTTTTTGGCGTGAATTCAGAACAGAAGTCAAAAAGATCAATCCAGACTTGTATATTTTAGGAGAAGTATGGCATGATTCAATCCCATGGTTGCAGGGAGATCAGTTTGACGCGGTTATGAACTATCCCTTTACAACCAACGCACTTCAACTAATCGCTAAGCGCTCCATTACTGTTAAAACATTTATTGAAAATATGACCAAGGTTCAGTATATGTACCCCTCACCTGTTAACAAGGCTGCATTTAACCTTGTCGGCAGTCATGATACACCAAGAATCCTGACTGAGTGTGATGGAGATGAACAGCGTGTTAAGCAGGTGCTTACATTGTTATTATCCTATTACGGGACGCCTTGTATTTACTATGGCGATGAGATTGGTTTATCCGGCGGAATGGATCCGGGCTGCAGAAAATGTATGGAGTGGGATCCACATAAACAAAACAGTGAACTGCTGAACTTTACAAAACAGCTGATTGCCCTGCGTAAAAGTGAGCCATTGCTCTCTAACGATGGCGACCTGTCGTTTTATAACCTCAGCGACCAGACCGTTATATTAAAAAGGGAGAATAAGCAGGAAGCGATTTTAATACTAATTAACCTCTCTGACAAAAAGGATGCTGTAAAAGTACCTTATTCATTAAATAAAAGAAAAACCGTTGACTTAATGACCGGAGAAGCGCATAAATGGAAAAAGGGAAAATTCAAATTGAAACCCCAGGAAATTAAACTGGTTAAAATTCATTAA